Proteins encoded within one genomic window of Kaistia algarum:
- the hflK gene encoding FtsH protease activity modulator HflK, which translates to MPWSNQTGGGGGWKGGGNNGGPWGQGPRSSGPNPPDLEELLRRSQDKLKRVLPGGGGGSRGAFNPVVALIVLVAVVAFLGYNFFTFRVDANQVGLVLRFGQFDRQVGPGLSFRLPYPIETVYTPSVTEVRQTTVGSIPGASGGRDASAESLMLTGDENIVDIDFSVQWVINNARDYQFNVQNVEGTVKATAESAMREVIGRSDVERVLTEERLGIQTQVQDLIQQRLNQYGAGVQITQVQLLNASPPPEVIDAFRDVQAAEQDQDRLRNEAQTYANRVLPGARGQASQIVEAANAYRDQIIAIAKGQADRFVKVYESYKVAPDLTRQRMYLETMANILANSDKVVIDEKSGNGVVPYLPLPALTGAPAPSGANAGVKP; encoded by the coding sequence ATGCCCTGGAGCAACCAGACGGGCGGCGGTGGCGGTTGGAAGGGGGGCGGCAATAATGGCGGCCCCTGGGGACAGGGCCCTCGCAGCAGCGGACCCAATCCGCCGGACCTCGAGGAGCTTCTTCGCCGCAGCCAGGACAAGCTGAAGCGTGTGCTTCCCGGTGGTGGTGGCGGTTCGAGGGGGGCCTTCAACCCCGTCGTGGCGCTCATCGTGCTTGTCGCCGTCGTCGCCTTCCTCGGCTACAATTTCTTCACCTTCCGCGTCGACGCCAACCAGGTCGGCCTCGTGCTGCGCTTCGGCCAGTTCGACCGCCAGGTCGGCCCGGGCCTCTCCTTCCGCCTGCCTTATCCGATCGAGACCGTCTATACGCCGTCGGTCACCGAAGTGCGCCAGACGACGGTCGGCTCCATTCCCGGCGCTTCGGGCGGCCGCGATGCCTCCGCCGAGAGCCTTATGCTCACCGGCGACGAGAATATCGTCGACATTGATTTCTCTGTGCAGTGGGTGATCAACAACGCCCGCGACTACCAGTTCAACGTCCAGAACGTGGAAGGTACAGTCAAGGCGACGGCGGAGAGCGCCATGCGCGAGGTCATCGGACGTTCCGATGTCGAGCGCGTGCTCACCGAAGAGCGCCTCGGCATCCAGACCCAGGTCCAGGACCTGATCCAGCAGCGGCTCAACCAGTATGGAGCCGGTGTGCAGATCACGCAGGTCCAGTTGCTCAACGCCAGCCCACCGCCGGAAGTCATCGATGCGTTCCGCGATGTGCAGGCGGCCGAGCAGGATCAGGACCGTCTGCGCAACGAAGCGCAGACTTACGCCAATCGCGTTCTTCCGGGCGCCCGCGGCCAGGCTTCGCAGATCGTCGAAGCCGCCAATGCCTATCGTGACCAGATCATCGCGATCGCCAAGGGTCAGGCCGATCGTTTCGTCAAGGTCTACGAATCCTACAAGGTCGCCCCCGACCTGACGCGTCAGCGCATGTATCTGGAGACCATGGCCAACATCCTCGCCAATTCCGACAAGGTGGTCATCGACGAGAAATCCGGCAACGGTGTCGTTCCCTATCTGCCGCTTCCCGCGCTCACAGGCGCTCCGGCCCCATCGGGCGCTAATGCGGGAGTGAAGCCATGA
- a CDS encoding alpha/beta fold hydrolase, translating to MKTLLMSALMLSTAMLGAAPAFAAATLPADTIKNIVLVHGAFVDESSWDGVAAILAAKGYTVTAVKNPLTSLADDVAATEAVLDAQNGPVVLVGHSWGGVVIGEAGDNAKVKALVYVSAFAPEKGESVSALAASGPATPGTAAIRPDSKGYLTIDPAVFPGAVAGDLPKAVGEHLAAHQMPINHTAFDAPATVAAWHDKPSWYVLSTKDLVLDPHAQEFFAGRINAKVTKVDGSHASLASHAAEVAAVIEAAAGAN from the coding sequence ATGAAGACCCTTCTCATGTCCGCCCTGATGCTCTCGACTGCCATGCTGGGCGCCGCCCCGGCCTTCGCCGCGGCGACCCTGCCGGCGGACACCATCAAGAACATCGTTCTCGTGCATGGCGCCTTCGTGGACGAGTCGAGCTGGGACGGCGTCGCCGCCATCCTCGCCGCCAAGGGCTACACCGTGACGGCCGTCAAGAACCCCCTGACTTCGCTGGCCGACGATGTGGCCGCCACCGAAGCCGTGCTCGACGCACAGAACGGGCCGGTGGTTCTCGTGGGCCATTCCTGGGGCGGCGTTGTAATCGGAGAGGCCGGCGACAACGCCAAGGTCAAGGCGCTCGTCTACGTCTCGGCCTTCGCACCCGAAAAGGGCGAAAGCGTTTCGGCCCTGGCGGCGAGCGGGCCGGCCACGCCGGGCACCGCGGCGATCCGTCCCGACAGCAAGGGCTATCTGACGATCGACCCGGCGGTGTTCCCGGGCGCCGTCGCTGGCGACCTTCCCAAGGCGGTCGGCGAGCATCTGGCGGCTCACCAGATGCCGATCAACCACACCGCGTTCGATGCACCGGCCACCGTCGCGGCGTGGCACGACAAGCCGAGCTGGTACGTCCTCAGCACGAAGGACCTCGTTCTCGACCCGCATGCGCAGGAATTCTTCGCCGGGCGCATCAATGCCAAGGTGACGAAAGTCGACGGCAGCCACGCCTCGCTGGCCTCTCATGCCGCCGAGGTCGCCGCGGTCATCGAGGCCGCTGCCGGCGCCAACTGA
- the serB gene encoding phosphoserine phosphatase SerB: MNASAASAPLVATFIARPEQAAALAATVEAALSALPGATADWLAEGEACDVLLPQTGLAGFRPEAAIGERPVDVVVQRLDQRRKRLIVADMDSTMIGQECIDELADMAGLKAHVAAITERAMRGEIEFEPALRERVALLKGLPVGVVGQVLAERIRLTPGGPELVRTMKAHGGYAALVSGGFTLFTGPVAAQIGFDENRANILDVEGDHLAGTVTEPILGKEAKLTALMELSRRFVLSRHETLAIGDGANDLAMIGAAGLGVAYHAKPKVAAEADARIDHNDLTALLFAQGYRRAEFVR; the protein is encoded by the coding sequence ATGAACGCTTCCGCTGCTTCCGCCCCGCTGGTCGCCACGTTCATAGCACGCCCCGAGCAGGCGGCAGCGCTGGCCGCGACCGTCGAGGCGGCGCTTTCCGCCCTGCCGGGGGCGACCGCCGACTGGCTGGCCGAGGGCGAGGCCTGCGACGTGCTGTTGCCGCAAACGGGGCTCGCCGGCTTTCGCCCGGAAGCCGCCATTGGCGAAAGACCCGTCGATGTCGTGGTGCAGCGGCTCGACCAGCGCCGCAAGCGCCTGATCGTCGCCGACATGGACTCGACCATGATCGGCCAGGAATGCATCGACGAGCTCGCCGATATGGCCGGGCTGAAGGCCCATGTCGCCGCGATCACCGAACGGGCGATGCGCGGCGAGATCGAGTTCGAGCCGGCCTTGCGCGAGCGCGTCGCCCTGTTGAAGGGCTTGCCGGTCGGTGTCGTCGGCCAGGTACTGGCGGAGCGCATCCGCCTGACCCCCGGCGGGCCGGAACTGGTCCGCACCATGAAGGCCCATGGCGGCTATGCGGCGCTGGTCTCGGGCGGCTTCACGCTGTTCACCGGCCCGGTGGCGGCACAGATCGGCTTCGACGAGAACCGCGCCAACATTCTTGACGTCGAGGGCGATCACCTCGCCGGCACGGTGACCGAGCCGATCCTTGGCAAGGAGGCGAAGCTGACCGCACTGATGGAACTCTCCCGCCGCTTCGTGCTGTCGCGGCACGAGACCCTGGCGATCGGCGACGGCGCCAACGACCTTGCCATGATCGGCGCTGCCGGCCTCGGCGTCGCCTATCACGCCAAGCCCAAGGTCGCGGCCGAGGCCGATGCGCGCATCGACCACAACGACCTGACCGCCCTCCTCTTCGCTCAGGGCTATCGGCGGGCGGAGTTCGTGCGATGA
- a CDS encoding DUF2065 domain-containing protein, with product MIDLVAAIGLVLVIEGAFYAGLPSVAKAMMRQGVEAPDQTLRLCGLAALALGVGVVWLARVSA from the coding sequence ATGATCGATCTGGTCGCGGCTATCGGTCTTGTCCTCGTGATCGAGGGCGCCTTTTATGCAGGGCTGCCCTCGGTCGCGAAGGCCATGATGCGTCAGGGGGTCGAGGCCCCCGACCAGACGTTGCGGCTTTGCGGCCTCGCGGCACTCGCCCTCGGGGTGGGTGTCGTCTGGCTGGCGCGCGTCTCGGCCTGA
- a CDS encoding DegQ family serine endoprotease, translated as MQAFASRPVDDGATRRRGGGMALLRRAALAVFIATGFPAAAFAHGPDSVADLAAGLLDSVVNISTSQTVEGTRGGPVPPSPEGLPFQEFFNEFFKKPKGKDGAAEPPPRRVQSLGSGFVVDASGIIITNNHVIEDADEIVANFSDGSKLTATLIGKDEKSDLAVLQVKPKPGKPLKALKFGDSDKMRVGDWVMAIGNPFGLGGTVTLGIVSARNRDINSGPYDNFIQTDAAINRGNSGGPLFNMEGEVIGINTAIISPSGGSIGIGFAIPSDAAIHVVDQLRQFGETRRGWIGVRIQQVTDEIADSLSMGSPRGALVAGITDKGPADEAKLEPGDVIISFDGKPVTEMRDLPRLVADAMIDQTVDLVVVRKGAELTLQIKVGRLAEAEPAADDAAPAPDKETPPAPEPPKSEQPAEAPVLGLTLAELTADLRERYSVRPEVEGVVVTDIAAGSSAEEKGITVGEVIVEVAQEPVAKPQDVTARIDQLKKDGRKLAQLLIASSTGELRFVSLALDP; from the coding sequence ATGCAAGCGTTTGCGAGCCGCCCTGTCGACGACGGTGCGACGAGGCGGCGGGGCGGGGGCATGGCGTTGCTGCGCCGCGCGGCGCTGGCGGTCTTCATCGCCACCGGCTTTCCGGCAGCTGCCTTCGCGCATGGACCCGACTCGGTCGCCGATCTTGCCGCCGGGCTGCTCGATTCGGTCGTCAATATCTCGACCTCGCAAACGGTCGAGGGAACGCGCGGCGGACCGGTGCCCCCCTCGCCGGAGGGGCTGCCGTTCCAGGAATTCTTCAACGAGTTCTTCAAGAAGCCCAAAGGCAAAGACGGCGCCGCAGAGCCGCCGCCGCGCCGCGTCCAGTCGCTCGGCTCGGGCTTCGTCGTCGATGCGTCCGGCATCATTATCACCAATAATCACGTCATCGAGGATGCCGACGAGATCGTCGCCAATTTCTCCGATGGCTCGAAGCTAACGGCGACGCTGATCGGCAAGGACGAGAAGAGCGATCTCGCCGTCCTTCAGGTCAAGCCGAAGCCAGGCAAGCCGCTCAAGGCGCTGAAATTCGGCGATTCCGACAAGATGCGCGTCGGCGACTGGGTGATGGCGATCGGCAATCCGTTCGGCCTCGGCGGCACGGTGACGCTCGGCATCGTCTCGGCGCGTAACCGCGACATCAATTCCGGCCCCTATGACAATTTCATCCAGACCGACGCCGCCATCAATCGCGGCAATTCGGGCGGGCCGCTGTTCAACATGGAAGGCGAGGTCATCGGCATCAATACGGCGATCATCTCGCCGTCGGGCGGCTCGATCGGCATCGGCTTCGCCATCCCCTCCGATGCTGCCATCCATGTCGTCGACCAGTTGCGCCAATTTGGCGAGACGCGGCGCGGCTGGATCGGCGTGCGCATCCAGCAGGTCACCGACGAGATCGCCGACAGCCTCTCCATGGGCTCGCCGCGCGGCGCGCTTGTCGCCGGCATCACCGACAAGGGCCCAGCCGACGAGGCGAAGCTGGAGCCGGGCGACGTCATCATTTCGTTCGACGGCAAGCCCGTGACCGAGATGCGCGATCTGCCACGCCTCGTCGCCGATGCGATGATCGACCAGACCGTCGATCTGGTGGTGGTGCGCAAGGGCGCGGAGCTGACGCTGCAGATCAAGGTCGGCCGCCTCGCCGAGGCCGAGCCGGCAGCCGACGACGCGGCGCCCGCGCCGGACAAGGAAACCCCGCCCGCGCCGGAGCCGCCCAAGTCGGAGCAACCGGCTGAGGCCCCCGTGCTGGGGCTGACGCTGGCCGAGCTGACGGCGGACCTGCGCGAGCGCTATTCGGTCCGCCCCGAGGTCGAGGGCGTCGTGGTAACCGACATCGCCGCCGGCAGCAGCGCCGAGGAAAAGGGCATCACGGTGGGCGAAGTCATCGTCGAAGTGGCCCAGGAACCCGTTGCCAAACCGCAGGACGTGACGGCCCGCATCGACCAGCTCAAGAAAGACGGCCGCAAGCTGGCGCAACTCCTCATCGCCAGCTCGACGGGCGAATTGCGGTTCGTGTCGCTGGCACTGGATCCGTAG
- a CDS encoding GNAT family N-acetyltransferase: MRAETARLILRPWEDRDLDPFTAINTDPHVMRFFPAMLGRDETAAYMERITALGGEDYGFLAVEEKGSGDLVGVVGIAPVKADMPSAPAVEIGWRLAERHWGKGYASEAAHAWLAHGFGKLGLPEIVAFTFTGNEPSRRVMERLGMRRDPADDFDHPSIPEGHPLRPHVLYRLKAAAFVR; the protein is encoded by the coding sequence ATGAGAGCGGAAACTGCAAGGCTGATCCTGCGGCCCTGGGAAGACCGGGACCTCGACCCCTTCACGGCGATCAACACCGATCCGCATGTGATGCGCTTCTTCCCGGCGATGCTCGGCCGCGACGAGACGGCGGCCTATATGGAGCGCATCACCGCCCTCGGCGGCGAGGATTACGGCTTCCTCGCTGTCGAGGAGAAAGGCAGCGGCGATCTGGTCGGCGTCGTCGGTATCGCGCCCGTCAAGGCGGACATGCCCTCCGCTCCGGCGGTCGAGATCGGCTGGCGCCTCGCCGAGCGCCATTGGGGCAAGGGCTATGCGAGCGAGGCGGCGCACGCCTGGCTGGCGCATGGCTTCGGCAAGCTCGGCCTCCCGGAGATCGTCGCCTTCACCTTCACCGGCAATGAACCCTCGCGCCGCGTGATGGAGCGCCTCGGCATGCGCCGCGACCCGGCCGACGATTTCGACCACCCCTCCATCCCGGAAGGCCATCCCCTGCGTCCGCATGTGCTCTACCGGCTTAAGGCGGCCGCGTTCGTCCGCTAG
- the miaA gene encoding tRNA (adenosine(37)-N6)-dimethylallyltransferase MiaA, translated as MEDLEIGRRLENGRNPRAVLIAGPTASGKSAFALRLAERENGVIVNADSMQVYAELAILSARPTPEEEARVPHRLYGQVPASTRFSVAAWREEVARILAEIWNEGRLPILVGGTGLYFKALTEGLSAVPPIPEALRLELDRAANEEGVPALHARLAGLDPDAALRLAPNDRTRVLRALEVVLATGRTLAAFQAEPALPPLIAPEDAARIVLEPDRAVLYDRINKRLDAMVEAGALEEARALLALGLDPNLPAMKAIGVTEFGGYLAGKVSLDAAIVEAKMQTRRYAKRQGTWFRNQMGDWGRVG; from the coding sequence ATGGAAGACCTTGAGATCGGGAGACGCCTGGAAAACGGGAGAAACCCGCGCGCCGTCCTGATAGCCGGGCCGACCGCGAGCGGCAAGTCGGCCTTCGCGCTTCGCCTCGCCGAACGCGAGAACGGCGTGATCGTCAATGCCGATTCGATGCAGGTCTATGCCGAGCTCGCCATCCTCTCGGCCCGGCCGACACCGGAAGAGGAGGCCCGCGTTCCGCACAGGCTCTATGGCCAGGTCCCTGCTTCGACACGGTTTTCCGTCGCGGCGTGGCGGGAGGAAGTTGCGCGGATCCTGGCGGAGATCTGGAACGAAGGCCGCCTGCCGATCCTCGTCGGCGGTACCGGGCTCTATTTCAAGGCGCTGACGGAAGGGCTTTCCGCCGTGCCGCCGATCCCGGAAGCGCTGCGGCTGGAACTCGACCGGGCCGCGAACGAGGAAGGCGTCCCGGCGCTACATGCCCGCCTCGCCGGCCTCGACCCCGACGCGGCGCTCCGTCTCGCGCCGAACGACCGCACGCGCGTGCTGCGCGCGCTGGAAGTCGTCCTCGCCACCGGCCGGACGCTCGCGGCGTTCCAGGCCGAGCCAGCCCTGCCGCCGCTCATCGCTCCGGAAGACGCGGCCCGCATCGTCCTCGAACCGGACAGGGCGGTGCTTTATGACCGTATCAACAAGCGCCTGGACGCGATGGTAGAAGCCGGCGCGCTCGAAGAGGCAAGGGCGCTGCTGGCCCTCGGCCTCGACCCCAACCTGCCGGCCATGAAGGCGATCGGCGTCACCGAATTCGGCGGATACCTAGCCGGCAAGGTCTCACTGGACGCCGCCATCGTCGAGGCCAAGATGCAGACAAGGCGCTACGCCAAACGGCAGGGGACTTGGTTCAGGAACCAGATGGGGGATTGGGGAAGGGTGGGGTAA
- the solA gene encoding N-methyl-L-tryptophan oxidase: MPHPYDVIVIGLGGMGSAACWQLARRGLRVLGIERFDIGHAMGSSHGLNRIIRLAYFEHPAYVPLLKRAYELWREAETLTAEQLLFITGSIDAGPAGSRVVEGSLATCREHGLAHELLDAAETHRRFPGYCLPAGNLAVFQPDGGFVASERAILAHLSLAVQAGAVIHGREKVLAVEPGNGRVMVVTEAGRYEAGRVVVAAGGWISDLVPALKGKAVAERQVLGWFLPKKPELFAMERFPVSNAVSDAGHFYQFPIWGIPGFKIGLYHHLNQTGDAETLSRVPTPEDEAVLRAGMAAMFPEANGPALRLSACLFTNTEDEHFVLDTAPGAPEIIVASPCSGHGFKFASVIGEILADFATGKPSPFDLSLFKMGRL; the protein is encoded by the coding sequence ATGCCCCACCCCTACGACGTCATCGTCATCGGTCTCGGCGGCATGGGTTCCGCCGCCTGCTGGCAGCTGGCGCGGCGGGGGCTTCGGGTGCTGGGGATCGAGCGGTTCGACATCGGGCATGCGATGGGATCGTCGCATGGGCTGAACCGCATCATCCGTCTCGCCTATTTCGAGCATCCGGCCTATGTGCCGCTGCTGAAGCGCGCTTATGAACTCTGGCGCGAGGCCGAGACGCTGACGGCCGAGCAGCTTCTGTTCATCACCGGCTCGATCGATGCCGGGCCGGCGGGGAGCCGGGTTGTCGAGGGGTCGCTTGCCACCTGTCGCGAACATGGGCTGGCGCATGAGCTGCTGGACGCGGCCGAGACGCATCGGCGCTTTCCCGGCTATTGCCTGCCGGCGGGCAATCTCGCCGTGTTCCAGCCCGATGGCGGCTTCGTCGCGTCGGAGCGGGCGATCCTGGCGCATCTGTCGCTCGCGGTTCAGGCCGGCGCGGTGATCCATGGCCGCGAGAAGGTGCTCGCCGTCGAGCCGGGGAATGGCCGCGTCATGGTCGTGACCGAGGCCGGGCGCTATGAGGCGGGGCGGGTGGTCGTCGCGGCCGGCGGCTGGATTTCCGATCTGGTGCCGGCGCTTAAGGGCAAGGCGGTGGCCGAGCGGCAGGTGCTGGGCTGGTTCCTGCCGAAAAAGCCGGAACTCTTTGCGATGGAGCGCTTCCCCGTCTCCAATGCGGTGTCGGATGCCGGGCATTTCTATCAGTTCCCGATCTGGGGCATTCCGGGCTTCAAGATCGGGCTCTATCACCATTTGAACCAGACCGGCGACGCGGAAACGCTGTCGCGCGTCCCGACGCCCGAGGACGAGGCGGTGCTGCGCGCCGGCATGGCGGCGATGTTCCCGGAGGCGAACGGGCCGGCGCTTCGGCTGTCGGCCTGCCTGTTCACCAATACGGAAGACGAGCATTTCGTGCTCGATACCGCGCCGGGCGCGCCGGAGATCATCGTCGCCTCGCCCTGCTCGGGGCACGGGTTCAAGTTCGCCTCGGTGATCGGCGAAATCCTCGCCGATTTCGCGACCGGCAAGCCAAGCCCGTTCGATCTGTCGCTGTTTAAGATGGGCCGGCTCTAG
- the hflC gene encoding protease modulator HflC, giving the protein MKGGIFGGLGVVILIVLAVLGYTSLFVVDQTQQGLVLRFGRPVRVVEEPGLYFKVPLVDNVVLIDNRLLDIDSQPIEVIARDRKRLVVDAFGRYKIVDPLLFYQAAGSIDAAEQRLAVILNSAIRGAVGQMDFSNIVRDGRAGLMDSITRQVNAEGQRLGIDVVDVRIRRADLPAANSAAVFQRMQTERQREATDIRSRGEQEAKTIRAQADRQATVIVAEANQQAEELRGDGDAQVNRTFAAAYGQDPDFFAFFRSMQAYTDAFKGDTTRLVISPDSAFFRFFKDPSAAGVNRPAPPVAAPAAPAAAAP; this is encoded by the coding sequence ATGAAGGGCGGAATTTTCGGCGGCCTCGGCGTCGTCATCCTGATCGTCCTCGCCGTCCTCGGTTATACGAGCCTCTTCGTCGTCGACCAGACGCAGCAGGGTCTCGTGCTGCGCTTCGGCCGTCCGGTGCGCGTCGTCGAAGAGCCGGGGCTCTACTTCAAGGTCCCGCTGGTCGACAATGTGGTGTTGATCGACAATCGTCTGCTCGACATCGACTCGCAGCCGATCGAGGTCATTGCGCGCGACCGCAAGCGTCTCGTCGTCGACGCCTTCGGTCGCTATAAGATCGTCGACCCGCTGCTGTTCTACCAGGCGGCCGGCTCGATCGATGCGGCAGAGCAGCGCCTCGCCGTGATCCTGAACTCGGCCATACGCGGCGCGGTTGGCCAGATGGACTTCTCCAACATCGTTCGCGATGGTCGTGCGGGGCTGATGGACAGCATCACGCGGCAGGTCAATGCCGAGGGTCAGCGTCTGGGCATCGACGTCGTCGACGTGCGCATTCGCCGTGCCGATCTGCCGGCGGCGAACAGCGCCGCGGTGTTCCAGCGCATGCAGACCGAGCGCCAGCGCGAGGCGACCGACATTCGCTCGCGCGGCGAGCAGGAGGCGAAGACGATCCGCGCCCAGGCCGACCGCCAGGCGACCGTCATCGTCGCCGAGGCGAACCAGCAGGCCGAAGAACTGCGCGGCGACGGCGATGCCCAGGTGAACCGCACCTTCGCGGCCGCCTACGGGCAGGACCCGGATTTCTTCGCCTTCTTCCGCTCGATGCAGGCCTATACGGATGCGTTCAAGGGGGACACGACCCGGCTGGTCATCTCACCGGATTCGGCCTTCTTCCGCTTCTTCAAGGACCCATCGGCGGCTGGAGTCAATCGTCCGGCACCTCCGGTCGCGGCGCCTGCCGCCCCGGCGGCCGCCGCTCCATGA
- a CDS encoding dihydrofolate reductase — MENRDPLRISLIAAVADNGVIGRDGAMPWKLSTDLRRFKSITMGKPVIMGRKTFESIGRALPGRINIVISRRGFQGAGDIVVVPTLDSAVSAAIAAGAASDMVEGVVIGGGEIYREFMPQARRLYITHVALSPDGDAHFPAIDPSTWQVVSSEDVPAGPGDTAASRFVVYEKAA; from the coding sequence ATGGAAAACCGTGACCCGCTGCGCATATCGCTGATCGCGGCGGTCGCCGACAACGGCGTCATCGGGCGGGACGGCGCCATGCCGTGGAAGCTCTCGACCGATCTTCGCCGGTTCAAGTCGATCACCATGGGCAAGCCGGTGATCATGGGGCGCAAGACGTTTGAATCGATAGGCCGTGCGCTGCCGGGCCGGATCAACATCGTAATCAGCCGGCGCGGATTTCAGGGGGCAGGCGACATCGTCGTAGTGCCGACGCTGGATTCGGCCGTCTCGGCCGCCATCGCCGCCGGGGCGGCTTCCGACATGGTCGAGGGGGTCGTGATCGGCGGCGGCGAAATCTACCGCGAATTCATGCCTCAGGCGCGGCGGCTCTACATCACCCATGTCGCGCTCTCGCCGGATGGCGACGCACATTTTCCGGCAATCGATCCGTCGACATGGCAGGTCGTTTCATCCGAAGATGTCCCGGCCGGACCAGGCGATACGGCGGCCAGCCGTTTCGTCGTCTATGAGAAGGCCGCCTGA
- a CDS encoding AraC family transcriptional regulator, producing MLAARIDLLSQMLDLVRLRGELVFSIDLAHPWALRFQPGSAYFFVVLEGGLTVEVAGEPPVEAIAGDLVMLPRGVGHVLTDGGGADPANADHMMDAQFTNERFGLRHGGNGRPTRLIGGAFHFESTAVPWVVSALPAVIHIEKSGGQTGGWLEGLAHFMMMEAQTVYPGSSVMISRLIDVLIIRVIRTWAQTRNPNDAGWLGALADPRISRALKCIHDEPFRTWNVADLASAVGMSRSSFADRFSQLVKEGPLSYQTRWRLTLAHGLLRQANARVGDVARQVGYNSEAAFSRAFKSQFGVPPVDLRATGQGARLPFTGTQ from the coding sequence ATGCTGGCCGCCCGGATCGACCTGCTCTCGCAAATGCTCGACCTGGTAAGGCTGCGCGGCGAACTGGTTTTCTCGATCGATCTCGCCCACCCTTGGGCGCTGCGCTTCCAGCCGGGATCTGCCTATTTCTTCGTTGTTCTCGAAGGAGGGCTCACCGTCGAGGTGGCCGGGGAACCGCCCGTCGAGGCGATAGCGGGAGACCTGGTGATGCTGCCTCGCGGCGTCGGCCACGTCCTGACCGATGGCGGCGGCGCGGATCCGGCGAACGCCGACCACATGATGGATGCGCAGTTCACGAACGAGCGCTTCGGTCTCCGCCATGGCGGCAACGGGCGGCCGACCCGGCTCATCGGCGGCGCGTTCCATTTCGAGAGCACGGCCGTGCCTTGGGTCGTCTCGGCGCTGCCCGCCGTCATCCATATCGAGAAGTCGGGTGGACAGACCGGGGGATGGCTCGAGGGACTGGCCCATTTCATGATGATGGAAGCCCAGACCGTCTATCCGGGCTCTTCGGTCATGATCTCCCGACTCATCGATGTGCTGATCATCCGCGTGATCCGGACATGGGCGCAGACGAGAAATCCTAATGACGCTGGATGGCTGGGCGCATTGGCCGACCCGCGCATCAGCCGGGCTCTCAAATGCATCCACGACGAGCCGTTTCGGACGTGGAACGTCGCCGACCTCGCGAGCGCCGTCGGAATGTCCCGCTCCAGCTTTGCCGACCGCTTCTCGCAACTGGTCAAGGAGGGGCCGCTGTCCTACCAGACCCGTTGGCGCCTGACGCTGGCGCACGGGTTGCTACGACAGGCCAACGCACGCGTCGGCGATGTGGCGCGGCAGGTCGGATACAATTCCGAAGCAGCTTTCAGCCGCGCCTTCAAGTCCCAGTTCGGTGTACCACCCGTCGATCTCAGGGCAACCGGTCAAGGTGCCAGGTTACCGTTCACCGGAACGCAATAG